A window from Triticum aestivum cultivar Chinese Spring chromosome 6D, IWGSC CS RefSeq v2.1, whole genome shotgun sequence encodes these proteins:
- the LOC123144464 gene encoding probable magnesium transporter NIPA2 isoform X2: MVASLDNVRGLTLAMSSSAFIGSSFVIKKIGLKKAGDSGARARAGSGGHSYLYEPLWWLGMVTMILGEIANFAAYAFAPAILVTPLGALSIIFSAVLAHFILKERLHMFGVVGCILCVVGSVGIVLHAPKEREINSVGEIWHFATQPGFIVYSCVAVVGALFLIFWAVKRSGHRKMLVYIAICSLMGSLTVISVKAVAIALKLSFSESNQFIYVQTWFFIFVVIICCLVQLNYLNKALDSFNTAVVSPVYYVMFTILTILANMIMYKGLFYFTRLTPAAQIDMRRVHQHLHLHRRRLIKFVCRDEACFQVIT, encoded by the exons ATGGTGGCCTCTCTAGATAATGTTAGAGGCTTGACTTTGGCCATGTCATCCAGTGCATTCATCGGTTCAAGCTTTGTAATCAAGAAAATTGGGCTGAAGAAGGCTGGGGATTCTGGGGCAAGAGCAAGAGCAG GTTCTGGAGGTCATTCATACTTGTATGAACCATTATGGTGGCTGGGAATGGTCACTA TGATTCTGGGCGAGATAGCAAACTTTGCAGCATACGCATTTGCCCCTGCCATACTTGTTACTCCTCTAGGAGCTCTGAGCATCATATTTAG TGCAGTGCTCGCACACTTCATCCTGAAAGAGAGATTGCATATGTTTGGTGTTGTTGGTTGCATCTTGTGTGTTGTTGGGTCTGTTGGTATAGTTTTGCATGCCCCAAAGGAGAGGGAGATTAATTCAGTGGGGGAAATATGGCATTTTGCAACTCAGCCAG GTTTCATTGTTTATTCATGTGTGGCTGTGGTTGGTGCTCTTTTTTTGATTTTCTGGGCTGTCAAACGCTCTGGTCATAGGAAGATGCTCGTCTATATTGCAATCTGTTCACTAATGGGATCACTCACG GTTATCAGCGTAAAAGCAGTTGCCATTGCCTTGAAGCTGTCATTTAGTGAATCAAACCAATTCATCTACGTCCAGACGTGGTTCTTCATATTTGTTGTCATTATTTGCTGCTTGGTGCAGTTGAACTATTTAAACAAG GCTCTGGACTCTTTCAATACGGCTGTGGTCTCTCCGGTATACTACGTGATGTTCACCATTCTTACGATTCTCGCTAACATGATTATGTACAAG GGACTTTTCTACTTCACAAGACTAACACCAGCAGCACAGATAGACATGCGGAGAGTGCACCaacacctccacctccaccgccgccgcctgatCAAATTTGTGTGCAGGGATGAAGCCTGCTTCCAAGTTATTACCTAA
- the LOC123144464 gene encoding probable magnesium transporter NIPA2 isoform X1 → MVASLDNVRGLTLAMSSSAFIGSSFVIKKIGLKKAGDSGARARAGSGGHSYLYEPLWWLGMVTMILGEIANFAAYAFAPAILVTPLGALSIIFSAVLAHFILKERLHMFGVVGCILCVVGSVGIVLHAPKEREINSVGEIWHFATQPGFIVYSCVAVVGALFLIFWAVKRSGHRKMLVYIAICSLMGSLTVISVKAVAIALKLSFSESNQFIYVQTWFFIFVVIICCLVQLNYLNKALDSFNTAVVSPVYYVMFTILTILANMIMYKDWVSQSATQIATQLCGFVTIVAGTFLLHKTNTSSTDRHAESAPTPPPPPPPPDQICVQG, encoded by the exons ATGGTGGCCTCTCTAGATAATGTTAGAGGCTTGACTTTGGCCATGTCATCCAGTGCATTCATCGGTTCAAGCTTTGTAATCAAGAAAATTGGGCTGAAGAAGGCTGGGGATTCTGGGGCAAGAGCAAGAGCAG GTTCTGGAGGTCATTCATACTTGTATGAACCATTATGGTGGCTGGGAATGGTCACTA TGATTCTGGGCGAGATAGCAAACTTTGCAGCATACGCATTTGCCCCTGCCATACTTGTTACTCCTCTAGGAGCTCTGAGCATCATATTTAG TGCAGTGCTCGCACACTTCATCCTGAAAGAGAGATTGCATATGTTTGGTGTTGTTGGTTGCATCTTGTGTGTTGTTGGGTCTGTTGGTATAGTTTTGCATGCCCCAAAGGAGAGGGAGATTAATTCAGTGGGGGAAATATGGCATTTTGCAACTCAGCCAG GTTTCATTGTTTATTCATGTGTGGCTGTGGTTGGTGCTCTTTTTTTGATTTTCTGGGCTGTCAAACGCTCTGGTCATAGGAAGATGCTCGTCTATATTGCAATCTGTTCACTAATGGGATCACTCACG GTTATCAGCGTAAAAGCAGTTGCCATTGCCTTGAAGCTGTCATTTAGTGAATCAAACCAATTCATCTACGTCCAGACGTGGTTCTTCATATTTGTTGTCATTATTTGCTGCTTGGTGCAGTTGAACTATTTAAACAAG GCTCTGGACTCTTTCAATACGGCTGTGGTCTCTCCGGTATACTACGTGATGTTCACCATTCTTACGATTCTCGCTAACATGATTATGTACAAG GATTGGGTTTCACAGAGTGCAACACAGATAGCTACTCAACTATGTGGGTTCGTGACTATTGTTGCAGGGACTTTTCTACTTCACAAGACTAACACCAGCAGCACAGATAGACATGCGGAGAGTGCACCaacacctccacctccaccgccgccgcctgatCAAATTTGTGTGCAGGGATGA
- the LOC123144464 gene encoding probable magnesium transporter NIPA2 isoform X3 gives MVASLDNVRGLTLAMSSSAFIGSSFVIKKIGLKKAGDSGARARAGSGGHSYLYEPLWWLGMVTMLAHFILKERLHMFGVVGCILCVVGSVGIVLHAPKEREINSVGEIWHFATQPGFIVYSCVAVVGALFLIFWAVKRSGHRKMLVYIAICSLMGSLTVISVKAVAIALKLSFSESNQFIYVQTWFFIFVVIICCLVQLNYLNKALDSFNTAVVSPVYYVMFTILTILANMIMYKDWVSQSATQIATQLCGFVTIVAGTFLLHKTNTSSTDRHAESAPTPPPPPPPPDQICVQG, from the exons ATGGTGGCCTCTCTAGATAATGTTAGAGGCTTGACTTTGGCCATGTCATCCAGTGCATTCATCGGTTCAAGCTTTGTAATCAAGAAAATTGGGCTGAAGAAGGCTGGGGATTCTGGGGCAAGAGCAAGAGCAG GTTCTGGAGGTCATTCATACTTGTATGAACCATTATGGTGGCTGGGAATGGTCACTA TGCTCGCACACTTCATCCTGAAAGAGAGATTGCATATGTTTGGTGTTGTTGGTTGCATCTTGTGTGTTGTTGGGTCTGTTGGTATAGTTTTGCATGCCCCAAAGGAGAGGGAGATTAATTCAGTGGGGGAAATATGGCATTTTGCAACTCAGCCAG GTTTCATTGTTTATTCATGTGTGGCTGTGGTTGGTGCTCTTTTTTTGATTTTCTGGGCTGTCAAACGCTCTGGTCATAGGAAGATGCTCGTCTATATTGCAATCTGTTCACTAATGGGATCACTCACG GTTATCAGCGTAAAAGCAGTTGCCATTGCCTTGAAGCTGTCATTTAGTGAATCAAACCAATTCATCTACGTCCAGACGTGGTTCTTCATATTTGTTGTCATTATTTGCTGCTTGGTGCAGTTGAACTATTTAAACAAG GCTCTGGACTCTTTCAATACGGCTGTGGTCTCTCCGGTATACTACGTGATGTTCACCATTCTTACGATTCTCGCTAACATGATTATGTACAAG GATTGGGTTTCACAGAGTGCAACACAGATAGCTACTCAACTATGTGGGTTCGTGACTATTGTTGCAGGGACTTTTCTACTTCACAAGACTAACACCAGCAGCACAGATAGACATGCGGAGAGTGCACCaacacctccacctccaccgccgccgcctgatCAAATTTGTGTGCAGGGATGA